The Amphiprion ocellaris isolate individual 3 ecotype Okinawa chromosome 24, ASM2253959v1, whole genome shotgun sequence DNA window AGAAAATCAATCAAAGATGGTGTGATTAGTGGAGCTGCCAGAATTAATAAGTTGTCATCTATTAAATTAGTCTACAACTATTCTGATACCCGATTATTTGGTTTCAGAGAAATTGTCAAGCTTCTgaaccttctttttttttggcctttttttggctttattggataggtgcagagagagagacaggggagaagagtcgggaaagacatgcagcaaagaggcgcgagcgggaatcgaacccgggccgctgcgtcggggaccagcccctgtacatgggtcgcctgctcaacgcATTGAGCTATACAGGCGCCCCTTCtgaaacactgattgacatttgtcactattttctaaaaaataacaaaccaaTCAATCAAGAAAAGAATCAAATATGAAAATCAAAGTTTGCAGCAGCCTTTGTAATTAGTAGTTTGTAATTCATCAATTCATGATTTTTGGACTATATAAATGaatacttatttatttaaaaaattacaataaaaagtaTAATTTGTGTTGTTAATGCAGTGACTCTAAAATGTGATTTGTTCCAGTGAACAGCAGTCTTTCCAAGCGGTCTTCTGATGTCAAACAGTTGATGGACAGCAGCCATCACACCCTAGCGTTTGACAGGAAATTGGAAAAGTCATTTCCCCCAATATGTTTGGCTACATATGCATTCACTGTTCTGGCAAGCTTTTTTTAGATCCTGACTATAACCTACGTTCGCAGGCAGACTTCCAACAGAGAAATGTTACAGAAATTCAAAGCAAAACAATTTGCGTGGGACTAAAGCATTTTGGGTTAGCCATCAAAAAATTCTCAAACAGTTTGGAACTGGCCACTAATATTGTTGGACTTGTCCTCTGCTTGAAATTCCTATTAGTTGTAAGACAGTTTTACATGAAAGAGAAAATCAACTAGAGAATAATAGCAGAGACTATAATTGAATGGCATCAATATATCTTggtgcagtttttattttttgtcagaaaaaattatgaaataattaCCATGTGAgccaaaaacatgctgtttttGATATTACACCTCTTACTATCTCAAGTTGTCCAGTGTTAGTTTtctaaaaatacatgaaatctGTATGTGGTGTTGGAATAGCAAACGGTGAGTTTGTTTTGGAGAAATGTGTCATTGAACACAgttgttgatttaatttttctATGCCACAGAGCAGATTTTCTTGTTAGAATACAACACAAATGCTCTGTCtttctgaaatgtaaaatctgCCGCGCATTGTTGGACTACTCTCTACATCTTTAatacaaaattttgaaaattgcTTTTGGAAAAAGGTCAGGAAAATGTGCTTTATCACTTCCACATGTCAGCCCTTATACGGCTATATGAGGAAACACAAATTTGCAATATGTACCACCTCTTTTGCCCAGAAATAAACCATGCAGGGTAGGTCTGTCTTGCACAGGTCTCTAtaataaagcttttattttagtttttacagctgCGCTGCACCACACTGCTCTATAATTCCCACTGGCACGAGCATGGAGGCTACGAAGCATAGCTAACCACCCACTGTAAATCCAGAACATTCTCAGGAACAACACTATGTCTGCCCATTGCACTCGGCTGGTGTGTGTTCTTTATTATGTGTTTATGTTGAGTACATAATGAACTTATTCCTGTGTTTCAATCTGAGGAATCACACAGAgattatgtgtttttgtagatgaCTAACTcagcatgtgtatgtgtgttgcaGGGGTCCCTTCAGCGTGGTGAGGCGCTGCATCAACAGGGACACCGGCCAGCAGTTTGCAGTAAAGATCGTCGATGTGGCCAGTTTCACCTCCAGCCCTGGTCTCAGCACAGAAGGTGAGCAACACGGCAGACCTGGTTTGAACTGTGGCTGCACTTAAATCTCATGCTTGTTGTTGCTGTGCACTTTGAGCACCAGATGGGTGGGGTTAACAGAATCGGTACAGGAGAGCATAGTTGTCAAAGATGTTCTCAGAGTCAGTGAATTACACTTTTAAATGGATATCTttgaaaagataaaagaaagaaacctaATGTGTgatcttctttttctgctgttATGCAAACCTCACCCACCTGCTTCCCTCTGTGTCTTTAAACAAATGTTGGGAATAATCTGCAAATACTCTTTGGATTCAATATCAAACACCGAGGCACACACAGAGTGTATAATCTCATTGTCACACATAAATAAACGAGGCATAATGTCACACATACTGCACCCAGATGAGTAATATGCTGGAGCTGCATGTGTTTGCCTGTTCGTATGTGTGTTGGGTAGGATGTGATGGTGAATATGTGTGAGATATTGTGGCATGCCATGTCTCACCATGTGGTTTTGTGATTTGTCATGCtgaggtctgtgtgtgtttgtgtgtctaagAGGGAAGAAGAGAGATTGAGACAAAGATcataggtgtgtgtttgtgtgtgttggtgtcgAAGTTGGCGTTCAGTATGTGCCATCTGTGATGCCCCAGTCAGAGATTAGCCTGGCAGCCAATAACAGCAAGACAAGGAAATGACCCAGGGGAGGAGAAGCAAAAAGGAGGAGATTTACACCAGTGTGTCCCTAAATCTACAGCCCAGCTATTTTGGATGCTAAATATATTCACCTCAAAATATAAAtcattaacattaacattaacattaacatttctTACCTCGGAAACGTTCAGACGAGTGTTGTGTGTGGTGTCATTTAGCTTTCCAACATTAGATGCAGTGATGGGAATGTCAAAAAGGATGTAGAACTCTTCCAATAAAAGATGGATAGTGCTTATGATATGATGAAGAAACACAATAATATGCTTTCTCATATTGTGATAAGCACAGTACAGGTCGTTTCACAAATGTGAGGATTTACAGGTGGAGGCTGTTTCATGTTGGATCATTTCAGACTCTGTTTTGTAAATTGAAGGCAGGGTTGTATTTGTGATATGCGTTTTCATTACTGTCAGATAGATGGTAGTATGAATAATAATTTTACATTGGTGTAGAAGAAAATGCAGTCAATTTGGAAAAGCTGTCATATACACaacttttttacagtttcagctAGAGTTAgttaatttgatgtttttattattttgtgttacaaagtaaaacaaaaatgactgaaaattgcCTGAAAATGTCTCAATTAAAGACTTGAACAGTTAATCAATTCTTCTCGTTTTTACTGATTAATTTTCTCTGTCAACTCCTTAATTAactgaataataatttcatctCGATAAATActcgattattttcattgtctgtAGTATCTCTATAAAGTTTTCTTAAGCAATtgattaaaatgtcataaaagggtaaaaaaaaatgtcagtgtttcctaaagcccCTAGTGACATTCTAAAATGACTTGTTTTGTCTACAACCCCGAGATGTTGCTGCTTTAGATTCTTCTTGAAGTATCCCGGGGCAACAATTACAAATGGCAGAGCTGATCTATTTTTAGTAAATATGTAATTGTGACTTTTCTGACAGATGTTGCGATTTTGATTTGATTCGTGATCTAATTTGTTTTAAGCTTCAGTACAATATTCAGCGTGCAAGACATGTGATACCATCAAAACATGACTGTCACCACTGAAATAACACTTCAAACCCTGAGTCAGACATGCTGCATCACACATCACACAAAAGATATTCCTTCATTTGGGGTTTTATTGATGGTGGTAGAGAGCCATATTCTTACATGTCAGCCCAAAATCTGCCATAGGTGTTTGATTGGGTGAAAGTCTGGTGAATGTGAAGGTCATAGTAAACGATTCACATCGTTTTCACATTCATCAAATTATTCAATGACCCCTCATTCCTTCTGGATAGGGGAAGAGACCTGTTTCATCATAGAACAATGGGTGTCACACCGAataactttgtattgatttgacCCAAGCaatagcagcaaaatgaacaaaagttcCTGTTTCTGCATTAATTAGTCACCTGTATgtgatgtaaaaacagaatttgcACTAACATGCAGCATCTTATTGaattaaatctaaattattttaaatgttgagtGAATATTTCAATCACAGTTTATCAGTTTCCCCTAAGATTGACATAAAGGTACATTCTAACTTCCAAATTTCTGACACTTTAAAGAAGTCACGAGAAGAAATCGTCAAATTGGCCACTCATAGCGACAAGGTAGAGAAACGGATTGCAGCCAGATTTTGAGAGTGGTTCCCTGAGACCACATACCTTAGCTTATTAAGAAAGACTCTGCGTCAGCATAAATGTGAGTGAAAAGGAGGCAGAAGTGCTGGCTGGGCTGAGCTACAAGCTGGGGACCGAACATTTCGCAGCTATGTAtgaatgcatttgtgtgtgagcaTGCGAGAGTGCTAGATGAAGAAAAGATAAATGGCATAATTAAGAGTTTGTGAATACTGtagtaaagagaaatgaacaAGTGTCGGCATTTGTACGATTTTAATAAAGATGGATGTAGAGAGCGGACTAGTGAACGCTCTCCATCATCATTAAAGTTTCATGGGAATTGAATTTCAGGGAAAAATACAATAGCGCAATTTGCAGTGTTATTAGTTAGATCTGTGTTGTAAGTATAGGTAATGAAAGAATTGGAAAGTAATTTATCAGGAGCCTAGACAAAATAATACCAGTGCACGACCAAGACTTAAAAAATAAGTGTGATTTGTCGACATTGGGTTCATACTGTAGTCATAGTATCAGAATAGGAGCAAAATTGTTTCCCCTCGTCATGACATACATCAAAGTGAAATAATTGAACATTACATCACAATAGTGTTGGCTTCATTCAGGCTGTTCCAGGCCTCTCTggctccctccctctgtctgagTGGTTTGCTCGCTGCTGCGTCGACACTGGGCAGCATTGTTAAGCTCAAGAATAGATACTCGATGAGACGGGTGAGGATGAGTGTAAAGAGGAAAGAAATAATGGCAGCAAAGGGACAGCAGAATGGGGGCTCTGTAGCGGGGACACAGCATCATTTCTCTGTGTTGCATAATGATACTGGTTTGTCACGACACAAAGAgcgtacacgcacacacacacacacacacacacacacacacacacacacacacacacacacacacacacacacacacacagatcagtaGACTTGCAGATGGGGAGTGGAGTGTGTAAATGAGGTTTTTATGGACTGAGAAGCCCAACAACAGCACATTATGTCTGTCAGCTCGCTTCAGCAGTCTGCGTCTCCCTCTTAACCACTTATCTTGCCAGTTGTTAGTCGGCCTACTCAATATTGtgcatttcctttttctttaaagaGAGAAGGCTGTCCACTAATCTTTAGTAGTTTCCCTtcagtattgttttatttaatgatgCAGTCAAAATGCAAGGCATGCCACAGAGGCATGTTGTAATTGTGTCTGCGGTGTGATATGGATGTAGTGATAATGAGAGGGGATGGTGTTGATGAGAGTGAGCCAGATGTGTATTGAAATGTGCAATTAAAACGGTATTCCAGTGGCACTACGTCTGGTGATGATTGGTTTTTTGTTAACCAGATTGTTAGCTTATTTAGCTGTCAGACCGACATGTGAAAACTCCCAGAGTATCCTATCATGAAAGGGGTCCCTCTCTGTAAATGCTCTGTACCTCCCCCTGGTGGAGAAGTAGAGATGTGGCCGGTCCATTGAGGTGTGAAAGGAGGAGGGTGAAGTGCATGGCCTGTTTTCATCTGCTTAACCTGCCATCTAGGGACATGGAAGGATTTAACAAAGCACCAACTGACCGCAAATGAGCATCCCTGCACATCTATTTATTTGGTGTATTTTCATCACAGTGTTTTCcacttttcaatgaagatgaaaataagaataaaagagcaaaatttagttttaaacacTTGAGAAAGGTGAATGTTGAAGCCTCCCAACGGAAATTATGCTCAGATTGTATTTGTCATGGGTGAAGATATTCACTTGGTGGGTGTCTAACACTATTTTTTGCACCAACTTAATCTTCATGCAAGCTTTTTGGCTCTCCCACCTCGTGTTTTCATAGATTTGGAGTATGGCATGAAGTCATATCTGTTTCCCAGTGCAGAAATTCAGCTTTAATAAAGTGAGAAAGCTCACACCTACTTGAATGAATGAACGGTAAAtctaaaaatgtatacataaatTTCCACTTTCAGAGATTGTTTCTTCAACTTCCCAGCACCTCATTTCCCCTCAGTACAGGTCCGTATGTGCTTTGAAAATCTGCATTACAGTCACTGTTGCAAGATCATGGCCACATCTTGTCATACATTTGAGAGTTAACACCTTCCCTCACAACCTATAATTACACTGGAGTGAGATGCTAAATGTTCAATGTGAAAAGTGTCTCACCATACTGTGTCTAATTTCTGTCTGCCAGATCTGAAGCGAGAGGCCAGTATCTGCCACATgctgaaacacccccacatcGTGGAGCTGCTGGAGACCTACAGCTCTGATGGCATGCTCTACATGGTCTTTGAATTGTAAGTCTGTAATGCACACTATCAGATCAGGACatcatttttttatgattttgtatCTTTCACGCATGGACGTAACCACAGCAGGAAAcacctttattttttcttccttttttttttgtaatccaCCACCACAGCGGCTGATAAGTTCTACatgaaaaatactgttttcGAAGACCGCAAAGCAATTTGTAGATGCTTTGTGGTTACCTGCTCACGCTACAGGAAAGTAGACTAACAGCTACAGACTAATTTTATCACGAGCTGGCAGATGGCTGGTGCTGGTAATTTCACACCCTGTCGCCAACACTACCTACCCCCTCATTTTGGTGCTTGCAAACTTATTAGAGCCCTTGACGGAAGCCAAATATGTGTTGCAAGTGTGTATTTGAGGATTTATCTAGGCCAGGGGCTGTATATTGTCATGTAAGTATTCACAATATATTTGATTATATTTGGGACGGAGAAATTTTTACAGAGAATGTTATGCTGACTCAATAGATTTAAGCGATTTTGGgatatcttttttaaaaaaattgattgtaaaattttgtcttaattttaaaatattgccaAATGCTGAAGTGACACTCCTTTTGTGACTTCATCAAAGTGAATTTGACAGACCTTATTCTCGTCATAGTGATAAAAGAGTAAGTTGTAATGCTATAAGGAGCAGCTCTCTACTCGCCCCTGGCCTTTCTTATAAATATAATTTTCTGAATCAAATTGCCTGGTTAATTTGTTCCCTCTGCGTGGATTTTATGTTGTAAATCTGTATGCCATATCCTCGTGAAAGCCTCCCCGAGGACTGTAGAGGCTGAAAAGTACTATAATGAAAATACAGTGCCTCTGTGTTTATGCAAGTGACAGCAGGTCATAAAACTGCTCCCTGATGGATGTAGTTTTATACTCTGTTTTCTCAGCAAGTTGCCAATTCATCTGTTCTTGTGTAAACTGCTATCTATAATTACTCGATACCTAATTTCGACTCGCGTCTACCCTGATCTGTTCTTCTCTCTCTTAGCATGGATGGAGCAGACCTTTGTTTCGAAATTGTGAAGAGGGCTGATGCTGGGTTTGTCTACAGTGAAGCAGTGGCCAGGTAGGAGCCACAGCCCCAAACATTATTGAAGCTTGAAATAAACAACAATTTGTGGACGCTCTAAAtgatctcctctctgctttctgtCCACCCAGTCACTACATGAGGCAGATTTTGGAGGCCCTTCGGTACTGCCACGATAACAATGTGATTCATCGCGATGTAAAGGTGAGATCTGTCACATGCATCATGATCTAAGTCACTGTAACCACACTGCAGCTAACAGCAGAGGCCCCGGATGGTTTCAGCCTTTCTAAAGATTCCATGGAAATGCTTTCCACTCTGAGATGATGGTAATCTACCTTGTCTATGGGCAGAGAATGggttttaaaacaaacatgttttgctTCAGAGTGTCCTGCTTCAGATATCGCacgtcagtcagtcagtcagccgCCTGGATTTGTTAGTTCTTATTGCCAGATTAACAAGAACCAGTGATTGCAATGGGATTAGCCACCCAACGCATGTGACAGACGCTAGCAGAGCAGATGGAGCCGTCTTGCAGCAGGTCTTTATCCACACAGAAGCCTAAGACTAATAGCTGTGCATAGTAGTGGGTTAAAAGTAGTCATGAAGTCTCTTGGAGTGATGGATGAGTGGTTTTAATAATTAAGAAAGAATCAAATACTGTTACTTGACTTGATAGATGCACAGTGATTGACTTAATTTTGCAAGACTGAGGTCTTTTGCACATTGTGTGAAGGAGGAAACACTCTGTTTGTGCTGTATGTAGGTcagtttttgtggcttttttcccTCCACAACAGCATGATTATATATCCAGAtagactactgttcaaaagtttggggtcacccaggcaatttcacacttttattcatgtcctaacataactgcacaagagttttctttttttttaagttatgtttttggccattttgccttgattatataggacagtggagagagatagacaggaaATATGGATAGAAGAGTGacatgacatgcagtaaatatacATGGGTTggattcgaacccatgaccgctgcgtcagggactatAGCTGATGTTTTGGGTTGCCCGCTACGAGAGTTTTGTAATCATCAGCCTTTCAAAACCATTCGCTaaaacaatgtagcattagaacacaggagtgatggttgctggaaatgttcctctgtacccctatgtagatattaaAAATTCCCAGTTAGAATAGtcgtttaccacattaacaatgtctagactgtatttctgattaatttattgtaatcctcattgaaaaaaactgcttttctttcaaaaataaggacctttctaagtgaccccaaatgtttaaacagtagtgtatatttcaATACATCCGTTTAGACACACTCAATTCATCATGAGAAAACCACACATTTACTTGTGAAACGTTACAGcgttaaatgtatttttagacaAGCTGCTCTCACAGTAGTTGCTGAAGTACATTACTGAACTGTCTCTTACAAGTTTAAACAGTGATTGCCACAAAGTACAGCAAGAATATCTCAGTGGTTGAAAAAcatatgtatttaatttttaataaaagaagTTTGTATctgtaggtgttttttttttcagtttgacagACAATCAGCCAACCAGTCCAGTCTAAATGTTAGATATTTAGTTTTCCAGTCTTCATGCTTACTTGGCAGCGAGACAAACTTGCCATCACTGTTGACCAGTAGGTGGAAGTGTGGTAACTCCTGTGCGACGGAGGGTGGAGGTGATGACACAGATGCTGGTTCTCGGGGTGAGCGACGGGGTGTTGAGGTTTGGGTCGGGTAAAACCATCGGCATAGACGGCCGTCTGAACTCTGTTGTAGAGCTGTTAGATGTCGCGTCGTGTAAGAAGAGAAACCGGTTGCCAAATCGGTGTCCAAGTGCTTGGAGGGCGGTTTTACGCACTGAGCCAGACAACAGCAAGTACATGACAGGATCCAAACAGCTGTTAAAGGCGGAGAACAACAGCATCACCTCATTGGTACGATCCACCAGGTGCAAATAGTCACACGATGCTGTCTGGCTGAGTTGGGCGAGGATGTAAATGGGCCGAAACGCGTGGTAGGGCCCGAAGCAgactgtgaaaagaaaaaggacaaagaaGGACTTCTTGGCAGTCCGTTCATATCTCTTTGCGTTAGGAAGGTCCGGCTTGTCCCTTGAGACCTGCAGCAACTGGGAGGCGATCTTGTAGTAGGAGACGACCAGCATGGTGAAGACGAGCCAGAACAGCAACACCAGAACTGCGTTGAAGTAGGCTTTCCACCCGACTTTGAGGCGCTGCTTGAACTGGAAGCATGTGTCACTCTGCTCTTTGTCCTCTGCTGTGGCGATCATCGGCACGACCCCCATCAATGACACACTCCACAAAGCGCCGCAGACCACCCAGCTCCATGGCTTGCTGTGCCCCCACAGCCTCATCCTCATGCCTCTACGTGCTCGGCCTTTCCCCTTCAGCCTCAAGTATCTGTCCAGGCTGATGAAGCCCAGTAAAGCAATACTGATGTACATGTTCATGTAAAACAAGTTCCCCACCAACTTGCAGGCTACAGATCCCAGCACCCACTGGTTTCCGTTAGCGTGGAAGAAAACCCTGAAGGGCAGACATGCCAGCAGAACCAGATCAGCCACTGCACAGTTGATGAGGAACACCCGCACTGAGTTGCGGCTTGAATGTACGAAAAGGAACACCCACAGAGCGAAGAGGTTACCCACAAGCccaaagatgaagaagagggagTAGCAGACTGCCATCGGCACACGGATGGCCGTGTCATTAAATGAACATACAGTCTGGTTTGTtgaagagggagaagaagaggTGGCTGACAAGAGGGATAACATTGAGGCAGGGAGGGATGAAGTAGAATCAGAAAAAGAAGAGTTAAACGATGCTGAGGCTGAAAGAGCTGGtgtgaaagaggaggaagagtaaAATGTGGTCATGATGTGTAAGGACTGATGACTGCAGGGGTGTTAACCtgagaaagaagcaaaaataaacaaataaatacaaatccTCACTGAACAAATGAACAAGAACATGTAGATCTTAAAAAATTAAAGGCAAATGAAACTGTGCTCAGACTGTGAAACGCAGCTGTGTATTTTTCGAATTTATGAGTAATGTATAGACAGGTGAGTAATCTGTAGGTTGTAGTTTTAGGTTCACACAAGTAATACTGAGtaatttttttcactgtaaaatggaAAGTTTTGTAATTGCTACAGTTCCATGAAAAAGGTATAGCACCTTACAAAAAAGGAGCACCAGAAGCAGAGTATTGACTGTTCTGTAAATTATACAAATTTTACGCAACTCAACTTTGATTTAGGTTTTTACGAGTGGGAACTGGAGTCATGGCTAACTGGAAGTTTCATGGCTGTTTTACACATAAGTTCCAATTTCACAGCACTACACTGGAGGCTGGGGATGTGAGTTTGGATGCACAAGCATGTACGCTCGTACACGGCTGCTCACACACTGTCGCTTTCTGACTGCTACACACAGATGTTTGGATTAAGGCACTCACCATCGATGCTCCTTCCATAGGAGATTCAGCAcagctgcagtttaaatgtGTAGGAATGTACAGACAGGCATGAGAGCACAGTAGTCCACAGTGTTTTCCTCCATCAAATGCCCTGTTTAAGAGAAATGATTTTTAGTTGCATGGATGGTAAAATCTAATGAAACTGCCATTTTTGTCCTGAGCTCATTTCTTTTGCTGTCTTCACCTTTCTGTAAAGTCTGGGGATGAGTCATAACTCCTGCAGACTTGTCTTTTTTCACATCGTTTTGACCGCGTCGGCTCCTCCCAGTCCTCTTTTCAGCTTTCTGTTCTCAGCTTGCCTTCAGTCCTTTTCTGTATTAGCCCTTGTCCTCGCTTTAATTTCCTTACAGAAAAGCTTTTTCTCAGCCTCTccgctctctctccctctcacagATATGACAGTTTAGTCTGCCGGTCTTCTCGTCTCTGCCTCTtgtttcctctgtctctctctctctgtctctctaatTTTGCACCATCTCAGTCAACATCCTCCACGCTGCTCAAGTCCCCCGTTACGAGAAGTAAAGAAATGTAAAGACAGGAAGCGAGCCCACcacccaccaccgctgctgctcgCTCTTACCACGTTCCTGAGCCCATTTCATGCACTTCTTCTCAGCGCTGCCCGAGACTGTCACTTTGAAAATAGAATTCCTAGAATTAGCAAGAACACCACAATCCTCTGAGACTGCATGCACAGATCAGTGATGCTAATCTAATCCAGAATGCACACAGAGTGTgcatgcttttctttaaattatcATCCTAACACCTCTCACGTTGGTGATCCTCcaagaaatatgtattttatatttgtgtgttcagCTGCATATTTGAGGTTTTGCACTAAAAGCCCGTTAGCCACTTTATTGTGGTGTTTAGATTCTATATGACTATGGAAGAAGGTTGTGGTAACTTAATAGACGGCAAAAATACAGCCCATTTGGAGATCAAGACCCTGCTAGCTCGTTGAATGGAGCGTATAACGTCAGCTGTCTTGGCgagtcatttaaatatttgtccAGCAAATTAGGTATTAAATAAACTGTTGTAATAATATTGTCTGAGCAATTTTACAAGCCTGCTGTTGAATGCGGTTGGCTAAATATCCTTTTACTTTATGAACCACATGTTGCAATTTAGCAGCCACAACCGTGGAGGACGGCAAGTATTTTATTACCAGCTTCTGCTCTGCAATACTAATCCTATATAAATAGATGAGAATATGTTGGCAACACTCGACAATTAAATACATACTGGAAAGAGAAGGGATGACAGAGACATGCATTATTTTAGAGCTCAGGGCCTATAACAGACTACATTCTAGATACTTTAGCCTGTTAGATTTGTTGTGTCAAGGTTCTTGTCCACTTTCTAATTAACTTGATCTATCAACTAAGCAGTTTTACGGCTCCAATGCGAAGGCATATCGTTGCCATTTGCAGATCAAAAGCAATTCTCTTCTGTGCAGTAAATTGTACCACAAgttaatgtcaaatatttgttaattTGACATTACTTCTTATTGGCGGAACTGGATTCAACGCAGTGCTTTGACCTTTGAAAACATCATgcatctaaaaaaacaaaaaagctcatTATCCTGCAGAGGATGACTAAATCCTGGGGTGATAACTGTTTCCTATCTGTATTGGCATCATAATAAAAATGTGGTTACCTTTGCGCAGCTTGTCTTCTCATTGTGAAACTGAGGTTCACTTAGCAGCAATTGAACATCTTGCACTTTTGCACATATAAAGCCAAGCGATGCTCTGCACGGCCTCTGCAGGCTACACAAAACTGTTTTCTTCCTTGTGTCAGTGAAAAGAATAAGTCATCACAGTTCTTAGGTTGTTCACAGCATGTTGTAGTTTAATAAGTGAATATGAATAAAGGTGCACGTCGATGGAAGTCTGCTGGTTTAACTTGTTTGACATGTGTCTTTTATTCCTCTGCAGCCTCATTGTGTACTGTTGGCCTCAAAGGAGAACTCTGCTCCAGTGAAGCTGGGAGGTTTTGGAGTGGCGATACAGCTGGGAGAGTCTGGTTTAGTAGCTGGAGGTACAGTGACATGTCTACTGAATAATTatcaattaaaacaacaaatattaacAATATTGACAAGTGAAAAATCAATACGTTAGGATTAGCATGCTTATCTAAACTCCCTTGTCATTGCATTATTTACTGGCTGTGATTCAGACGAAGTCGAGTGAAATGACTGTGGCAACAACATGAGCAATATTTTAGATGTGAGTAtgtttgtgtgggtttcctccagcaGCTCGAGTTCATTCCCACAGCCCAAAAGACGCTCCGATTAGA harbors:
- the LOC111575431 gene encoding probable G-protein coupled receptor 34, producing MTTFYSSSSFTPALSASASFNSSFSDSTSSLPASMLSLLSATSSSPSSTNQTVCSFNDTAIRVPMAVCYSLFFIFGLVGNLFALWVFLFVHSSRNSVRVFLINCAVADLVLLACLPFRVFFHANGNQWVLGSVACKLVGNLFYMNMYISIALLGFISLDRYLRLKGKGRARRGMRMRLWGHSKPWSWVVCGALWSVSLMGVVPMIATAEDKEQSDTCFQFKQRLKVGWKAYFNAVLVLLFWLVFTMLVVSYYKIASQLLQVSRDKPDLPNAKRYERTAKKSFFVLFLFTVCFGPYHAFRPIYILAQLSQTASCDYLHLVDRTNEVMLLFSAFNSCLDPVMYLLLSGSVRKTALQALGHRFGNRFLFLHDATSNSSTTEFRRPSMPMVLPDPNLNTPSLTPRTSICVITSTLRRTGVTTLPPTGQQ